TGGTGATCATGATGAGGATCAACGATGATTGATGGTGATCATGACGAGGATCTCAAGCTCAAGTTGATAGATGATTATTGTGATCTTTTAAGGTGCACGATTATTGTGATCTCAAGCTCAAGTTGATAGATGATTGATGGTGATCATGATGAGGATTACAGTGGAATTTTACACTTAGACCCCGCATTGTTGTTTGATCCACAAAGTTATGTTAGCTAGCTAGGCTGTTGATAAGAATATAATTGAAAGAGTGTGGTTGAGCAGAGTACTAGTAGTCGTAGGCTCGTTAGATTTCATGTATGAGTTGCTGACTTGCTGATTAAACATGAgattgaagatgatgatgatgcatgGAGTTTATGGGTTTGAGCTCGGATGAATTTTACCGGAAATGTAAGTTACTTGGGTGTGCACacaaggtgtttgataaattGTCTCTGAGAAATGTTGTTGATTAACCTATGCTTGTTGGGTGTGTTAATTTGGGGGATTTGATTAGTAGGAAGCGTtgatcctttattttattttattaagtgttGAATAATTTGGGTACAAATGGCCTTGTTAAATACTTTGAACTGCTAGtttttgtaaaaagctaacttaaaagggttttcctttatttaattattgttaatatgtaaAAGTAACTGTTATTTTGTCCTTTTCTGCCCTTTATATTAATTtgcctttatttttaattcatttaacAGACGTTAGTAACAGAAGTCAAAAAGCAGcggtttccatccattttgagggacctaaatgctccttttgaaatttgagggacctaactgctccttttggcaaagtttaagGACCTCCAGACCTATTTACTCGATAATTATCTAAAAATGTAAGGGATATATAATAGGGTTGACTTTACCCTATAAGAAAGCAACTTTATTAAAATAGGGATGACTTTGAATAATTTATATCCATGACTAATGTATGTTGACTTTTAAGTTCTAGTAACCTAACTTTTGGAGTTTTATGAGCTTTATTGTCGTTTTAATGTGTCATCCTTTTGGATGTAACTTTGTTTAATTTAATGGTCACTTAGATCAATTTAAGAGTCGTTATGTTCGGTTGTCATGTTAATTAATACAACAAAAGTTGATTTTCCTAAAAAATAGATGTAtataggttttttatttttatttttttacatagGATAAACTTCTATAAATTGAAATTGTTTACATAGTACAAACTAAATAAACTATAACACTAAGGCCTTTATATACCATTACACAAACTACTAAACAAGAAAAGCCATAATGTTGAAAAACGTAAAGTAATTACGATCAACTCGCAATGACCATTGATTGTTGATATATAGGGACTTGTTTGCACCACCAACTAGGATTTATCGTGCCAAAGCCATTTCTGGTTGTGATTTCTTAGGGAAGTTGAAACTCGTCTGCGAAATACTAAGAAACTCCATGAATAACCTATGATATTTGGAAGATAAGAAAAGAAGCGGAAGAGTACATATGTCACGGGATAGTTGGAGAGACATTGTGATCAAATTCTACACCACTCACTTGAGTCAGTAAACTTAACTCGATTAGCTTACTATGAATCCCCAGAAAATGAGTAGCAACGTTCAAATATAGGATTATGTAAGTGTCGAGAATAAATCTCAACACTGACCTAAATTGAGGGTTAACCAAAGTTAATCCTACGTACACaccaaacaacaaccaaaacgtAACCCGAGAACATAAGTCCTTCCTAAAACTTACTACTCCCTCCTTCATCGAAGAACCTAGCACAAATTAGCTACTCCATATATACCATATTCAAATAAGGTAAAATCCTTCAAAACACTCTCTATTACACTTCCTCCAACACTCGACATCCGACGACCTTTGGAAGGGGAGGGGACTTTACCATTCAAAGACTTGTTAAACCAGTAAACAAAATCCAACTCCATCACCGTCTTTATCCTCCAACATACACATACATAAATAGTTGTCTAATAACATTCCATATAAACAAAAACCACAAATACACACCACAATTCACAACATCAAAGGGACAACTTCCATCCAAACCAAAAAAGACCAAACTAGTACTACTCATGTCAGCACATCATACCAAAACATAGCAAAACctaacaaatcaaacaagatACCACTAAACCAAAAGAACAGGGAGGATAAACAGAGGACACGAAATTGACCAACTCATTTCTAAGTCTTTAACTTTACCGTCAAGATCGACGCTTTTTCACGCTATAAGACGACGACTACTAAGAAAACTTCGAAATTAAGACCAAAAccccctaaaaatcaaatcataaCCTTACAACTAGAAAATCCTAATCCAAAATAGAAACTCTAACCCTAAATTTTACTTTTTATCGACGAGATTATTGGTGGCGTGTGTTTAGCATCGATCTGAATTAAGTGTCGGTGGTTTAAAATTCGAGCCAACAATCCTCCAATCTCAACATGgctaaactttacttatttggTTGAACTGACTACACTAATTGACACTTATTACCCCTAAGATTCGGCGAGAAGAGTATCGCACTAAGAGGAGGGAGAAGCGTTCGTCAACGGCGTAAAGCTTGGCTCTATCTTCCTCTTCTCTCCCAAACAACTGCTGCTAATAAGAGGTGTAGAACGACATCACTATTGATTGCCAAAGAAGGCTCGTCGACAACCTTATACTCCGGCTACCAACGAGCCTGTGGCGGTGCCGACACGAAGTATTTGTTTTAGGGTTCTTGTGATGAGAGGAAAgctagagagaaaaaaaaaaagacacttTTTATTTGGTTGACAATTAATATGACTGTGATGAGAGGAAAgctaaagagagagaaaaaagaaaagggcATTTTTTTATGATCATATAGGCTTATTTGGTTGTCAATTACTACAAATTATAAATCTAGGAATTTTCAATACCCACAAAATTGAGGAATTAGCTTAGCAaggtaaataaaaatttaaattcttACCTTCAATCAAATAAATATTAGCATTTTCAGTGCAATCTTTGAAAAACGATACGTggaaaaaagaaatagaaaagttAGAATATGATTAAATGATATGTGGTACAAATGTTTCATTATCAAATACtcactccgtctctttttgttttttacgttttgtatttttcacgcgttttaacgactaattattgtgcattgagatttttctaagtttttcatgtaaacgaggaaaattacgtttatttataatgttttcactcttatcaaaattctgatattgggaaaatgagaaaaagttaatgTATTTACGGAAAAGTGTGAGGGATTAAATGactcaattgatttaattggttaatataataattgggtataaattttgatagaatattaaatcatttatgtgataatataaaaggaaatgtaaagaacattttgaaacacccaaaaaggaaaacgtaaaaaacaaaaagagacggagggagtatttcgtATTACTTACATAAATAACAGTGTAATAGTTAAATGTGGTTGAATAAACAAATTGTACCATATTGGGACATGAAAAATTAAGCGAGCAATGCTATAAAATAGACAGtagtaaaaaaacaaaaaaaatgaggGAAGAGTAGTGAtacaaaatattaataaaatcaGTTATGTACGTAGAtcaaattaatatatttccgagaCCAACCCCTTCTTCCTCAACCACTATCACCGTCCACACGACCATCACTGGTGATGAGCCTGATAACCATCAATCCAAATCCATACCCCCTCAAGATTTCATTATCTCAATCACCAACTCGAACAAAAGATAGAGATAATCAGGTGTAGACTTCTACATATCAAAGTaaggagaagaaaaaaaaaagtaaactgTGGTTAAATTCAACctcaaaaatcttcaaaaactaaGTCTTATTTGTATGTATTGGATcaatatataaaaatcaaaataagcTAACATTAATAATCATATTCCCTACTTAAGAAAATAGCTCGATAACGTGTGGTTAGTGACTAATGACGGACAAGAATAGTTTTAAGTGAAGAGATATTTACTAGTAGGGGCTATACTTGTTAAATAAATGCAATTAaagttagatttttttttttccaaaaacaaaCCAAACAATATCAAAAGAGATACTACTTGTTTACTTATAGTTAATTAACCAAACTATTTATGAAGTTACCCTCTTATGGATATCTTACCTCATCCTCCTACTCTCTTTCCTTGTTCGTTCCTCTTAAATTTCAAATACGTTATCCAAACAATCTCTAAATAAAAACGCAAATTAAAAAAACACCCAAGAAAATCAAAAGGGAAACTTTCTACTACTCCGCATGAAATTATATCCATCAAGCCAACAAATTTTAGTCTTCGGCCAGACTTGCCAAGAGAACAACAGCAAGAAACACTCAGATGTACTTCCCCACTCAAAATCTTAGCTTCTTCTTCAAACCCTAAAAATCTGAAATGTCGGGCTCACACCCTCTTTCCTTTCTCCCATCCTCaccaactaacttttaaaatacccaaatttctaaaataatccTTAAACTTACCACCAATCTCTGAAAGTCTGTACTTGCATTTGGTCATAAAAAAAATGGTGTTTTTCTGGTAATCTGTAACTTTCTTTAACCTGGGATTTTGTCAATTGGGTGTTTTGATTGCTTTCTGAAGTGGAAAATGTGAGTTGTTTAGTTCTTAGATCTGGGTTTTCtttattgtgttaaattatgTTGAAGAATTGAAGAAATGGGGGGTTTTCGTTGATCATTAATTTTGATGATTAGAATTGAATTTTGGAGTGTTTTTCTTCCaatttgcagcaattaaaaGTTGAGAACTTGTTTAGTTACTGCTAATTAGCTTTTCCCACAATGCTGTGATCTTtctatggctgatttttctcaTTGTGGATCGATTCGtcgaaattagggttttgtgaGTGTAAAGATATTTGGgtgatgttgttgttgtataaGGTTTGACTTATGGTGTAGGAAATGTGGAAGTAATATGTAAATCAAAAGGGGTGACAGCCTGACATGAAGTAAAGTATATATAGTATACTATATATAGTAAGATTGTAACAATGTCGTTTAGGAGCATCTTACAAGACATGAAAGATGTAAAGTATAGCTTTAGATCAAGATCCCATAGAGTGGTCCAAGATAATTTGGTGGTTGTTGATGCTTTGAAGCAGAGTTGTTGGGCTAACATGCGGCCCGAGCTCTTGAGAGAAGTGCTTATAAGAATTGAGACTTCTGAGAGCACCTGGCCTCCCAGGAGGAATGTCGTTGCGTGTGCCGGTGTGTGCAGGAGTTGGAGGGATACTATGAAAGACATTGTCAAAACACCTGAGATTTCGGGCAAGTTGACATTCCCCATTTCTGTGAAGCAGGTTTGTCATGATACAATTTTCCCTTCCTTTTTTGGAAATTTATGTGTGTGTTACCAGATGATCAAAGTAGAAAGTTAGTTGCAAGTACATGTCAATGATGTCATTCATTAATTCCTCATTACTTTGATACCAATTTACTGTTATGTCAGTGTTTTATCCGGGTGCTTGCCATTTTTAGTTTCAGAAGTGTACATTATAAGAAATTCTTGCTTTACCATAATATGTTGCTGTTCTAGGTTGATACAATTGGgaatgaaaatggaaatataAACCAAAAAGTAGTGGAGGTTATCCGTACTTCCTTATTCCTATAAATGTGATGAAACCATAAGATTATGAATTGATTGTAAATATCTGTAAGAAGTTATTACCCTTCTTAAATTTGTCAATCATTTGCTAGTTGTGAGTACTTGTGTGTTTATTGTTTCTTTTAACAAATATAGTCTAATAGAGAATCTATAGACTTCCTTTTTTGTTCTTGCCTGTTCTGTAAaatattttctcttttcgtCTTATGGGTCATTAGAGCTTTAAAAGTTGTGTGCTTTCCTATTTGTGGCATTTTACATTGCGAAAGCTCAAATATGATGCGAATGATTGGTCACTGCTCAATCCTTATTTCATGTTGCTCAAAAATGAATTTGACATGGATATCATTGGCATAATGGCATTTGGTTCGTGGCGGCTGGCATTCTTTTTATTAGCCTAAAATCATAATTGTTTGAGAGAATTTGACATAGATTGCATGAATCACTATATTTCAAACAAAGtctttattttgttaattaaaaaaagTCAGAAATTAATCCGCACTTATTTCATTAAAACTTTCTGCTTCCATGTAATTGTTTTATATGAAGCCACCCTGCTACAAAAACTTTTAAGCTGACTGATTATGTGTGAAACGcttatttcattttcatttttgctcTGATAGTTCTTAAATGTTCAAGATTGGTTCATAGTAGCCTACTCATTACGGAGAACTTTTTCTTAGGTGTGAGCTTAAATGAGTCTTACTTCTCCCATGGTTTTACTGTTTGAAAGGATCAATCCAACAGAAAGGACATTCTATGTAACTGCTAATGATGATGTCATTTGGTTAATAATCTCTGCATTTGCACTTATTTTAAAACAAGTCGTGGTCAGACCCTATTTGTCTTAAGTTAGACGATTCACAATTGTTAAAAgaatttttaaatatggataaagctGCCTCTCCTTAGGACGCATGTATATTGTATCCTTTAGCTGATATCGGTTTAAGGATTTTGTTTGGCAgttgtatttttcttttttgttttgatgAATTCATGGTCATTGGATTATCTCAGTCACGAGCTGAAGGAACCAGTTTCTTTTGATCTCTTGTATAGTTGTATTTCTAGTTAATATTGGATGTTATGGAACTAGTTGCTTTTCAACCTGAGCTAATGCTTATTTATGCTGCTTTATTCAGCCTGGATCAAGAGACACTATTATTCAGTGTTACATAAAGAGACACCGGGGCAACCAGACATATTATTTATTCGTGAGCTCAAGCTCAGGTGAAATTGCTGTACCTTCTTTTAATCTATTCAGTTATCCATTTAAATTGATTTATCAAAGATAGTCTTGATAGCAAATGACCTAGGTCTAGAGCTTATTATAGACAAAATCCTAAGAGTTAACAtgattttattttctgttttttctCCTGCTCCCTGTTTGCACGGGTTCTCATTTACTCTCAAATTGATCTCAGCTTCGTATGATGATGGCAAGTTTGTTCTTGCTGCAAAGAAGTGTAGACGCCCAACTTGCACAGACTACATCATTTCCCTGAATCCCGAATATGTCTCCAAGGGGAGTAGCGCCTATATTGGGAAATTGAGGTACGCATGATTGTGTTCTATTCTCCTGAATTTCACTTATCCAAACTTTTTAGcccttatttaaacttatttgtaCTTGTGAATTGAACTTGGTAATGGCATATCAATTTATGTTTTGGACATTTCCATGATATTTGGATTCTGaccctcattttttttttttaccccaGATCCAATTTCCTTGGCACAAAGTTTACAATCTATGATGCACAACCTTCAGATGCTGGAGCAAGAATCGTAAGAAGTCGCTCCACGAGACTAGTGGAATCCAAACAGGTTTCCCCCAGGGCTCCTGCAGGCAACTATCCTGTTGCGCACATCTCGTATGAGTTGAATGTCTTGGGTCATAGGTAAGCAACATGGAGCTATTTGTTCTTGTCTTACCATATATTCTTAAAAACATGTGCGTGTTGTATTGTTGTTTTCTGAAGATGGACTTTATTGACAGGGGCCCGAGGAAGATGCATTGTATCATGGATAATATACCTGTTTCTGCTATTAAACCTGGAGGACTGGCTCCCACGCAGACTGAATTTCTGACAAGCAATGTGGATTCTTTTCCTTCGATCCCTTTTTTTAGGTCAAAATCGATTAGGGTGGGCAATTGCCAGTCTGAGGTTGTTCCCAATCAACAAGAGGGAAGGTTAAATCTGCGGAACAAGGCTCCTCGATGGCATGAACAACTTCAATGCTGGTGTCTTAACTTCAATGGTCGTGTAACAGTTGCTTCTGTTAAGAACTTTCAACTGGTTGCTTCCCTAGAGGATGGATCTGAGCATGAAAGTGTCATTCTTCAATTTGGAAAAGTCGGAAAGGATGTATTCACCATGGATTATCACTACCCAATTTCCGCTTTCCAGGCGTTTGCCATCTGTTTGAGCAGCTTTGACACCAAAATTGCCTGTGAATGATATTGCACTTGAGGTACTAATCTAATTCATATCCATCCTTGACTTATGTGTTGCATTCGCAATCTAGTGTGTCTATTTGGTTGACTTATTTACTTAGATGGATCTACTCTACTGCCATGAGACAGTGAAACTAGATTTGTACAGCTGACattcaaaatcataaaatgTTTTCTCACATTGACCAAATGCCGATTTGACCTGTTAAAACATTATATTATCCTTCTGATTGGTTGGTTAGTGCTATTCTCATTTAAATCTTTAAGGGCATTTTATACACTAGTAAAGTAAGCCATAGTTCTGCTAAAGCTTGTAAGAATTTAAGCTCGAGCAAATAGCAGATCGACTCCAAATAGTTATCTTTAGCTATTTGATTTACTTAAAGTGCTAGATTTCGTGATTAGATTTGTGATTGATTGGCTTAATGGTCTTTGAAATCAACTTATAATTCCCCTCTGATATTTATATCCCAGGTAATTTAACATTTATGTGGAATGGTGACGCTGTTGGGCACTTATCGACATGTTGATGGGTTGGTGAGGAAGATTCTGACTTGGTGATTTTGGTACCGTGTGATTAAGTTCATTTACTGCCTTGACTCTAATTTTCGCACCGCACCATGTACATATAATTGAAGTTAGTTGTGTTATAGGGCAGGCTGTATGTAGCTTGCTTGACTGTATCTGTATGTTGGcgattccctttttttttttgctttccgGGGTGAGAATGTGTTGCTGAAATCCAACAGCCGGATTTGTCAACATTAATTTTCTTGCTTTTTGATGCTGTTATGTTAGATTGGCCAGGTTTGTTGTACGAATTTATCAAATTTTCTTGTTATATATGGATCGATTGATCGTGTGATCAAGGTTTTTCTAATTGTCTCCTAATAAGATTAGATCTTAGAGGTAGTAGTAgttgtagtagtagtagtattcTTCCCCATGGCACAAATGCATTCAGGCTGATCTAATGTACTTCAAGTGTTTACATACATAGCAGTAATACTTGAATATATAAAATCAAGGTACCGAACCATCAACCGTTTTTATCTTTTTTCAAGGGGGAAGGCGGGAAGGAGACTAATGACTACCCTCGATACAGAGCATAATATAACAGCTCAAAAATGACAACTGGAGGTCTGGAGTATGTGTTATGTATATCTGGTGATTAGTCTTCCAAAACCATTCAGTATAATCAAAATTACTACTAACCATTGACTTTACATCTCTAGTAGAGCTGATCAACGATGGCCTGGCCCGAAAATTACCGGGTTTGGGGCAGAATTTTTCAGCCCAGGTTTCGGGCCTGGTCCGGCCCGagcttttaaaaaaatttgcGGCCTTTGGGCAAcgtaaaacaacaattttagttataaatttggtccGACCTGAATTTTGGCTCATTTTGGCTTGCCCGACACAATGGGCAGATTTTTATGCCCTTGGCCCGAACCTGGCCCGACtcgccttttgatcaggtctaatatTCTCTAGATTTGCAGTAGGTAGGTTTGatgcaaatttttggctatacccgggtacagccaaagctggctgtacccccatccaaaacgatgtcgttttgtgttgtttaaaatgaacattaatatactggtacaaaaatgaacatttactatttcggaaatgaacatttatttatttatttggaatgaacatttactattttggaaatgaacatttatttatttatttggaaataaacaatataggcacttgtaaaaacataaaaatgaacattaactatttcggaaatgaacatttatttatttatttggaatgaacatttactattttggaaatgaacatttatttatgtatttggaaataaacaatataggcgcttgtaaaaacataaaaatgaacatgatgtcgttttgtgttgtttaaaatgaacattaatatactggtacaaaaatgaacatttactatttcggaaatgaacatttatttatttatttggaatgaacatttactattttggaaatgaacatttatttatttatttggaaataaacaatataggcgcttgtaaaaacataaaaatgaacatttactatttcggaaatgaacatttatttatttatttggaatgaacatttactattttggaaatgaacatttatttatttatttggaaataaacaatataggcgattgtaaaaacataaaagaccaatgaagtgaacaatttcattatgaacattaaccatatatttattgtgaacaaacaaataaacaagaaagaacaaataattcaacaaaaaagaacaaacaatataaaaaagaacataaaattccagataaaagaacaaacaatacaacaattatgaacaattttatgatgaattttaaagccaacatgaaataataaacaatacaacaagaaagaacaaataataaagcagataatttatgaacaaacaaataaacaagaaagaacaaataattcaacaaaaaagaacaaacaatatactccgtaaaaaaagaacataaaattccagaaaaaagaacaaacaatacaacaattatgaacaattttatgatgaattttaaagccaacatgaaagaacaaacaatacaacaataagtttgatgaatgaatttaaaaaacaacaagaaagaacaaacagtacaacaaaaagaacaaacaatacaaaaagaaagaataaaagattaatgaagagtttaattatgaacattaaccatatgattattataaacaaacaaataaacaagaaagaacaaacaatataaaaaagaacataaaattctagaagaaagaacaaaatatacaacaattatgaaaattatgaaaatttgatgatgaattttaaaaaaaaacatgaaagaacaaacagtacaacaagaaagaacaaacagtacaacaagaaaaaacaaacagtacaataagaaagaacaaacagtacaataaaaaagaacaaacagtcgacaacaatgaacaaacaatatgagagcgtcgtttttgggggtacagccagagctggctgtacccgagTACAGCAGTTAGCGATTGAAAATTTGACACCCAGGGTAACCCGAATCCCTACCCAT
This Spinacia oleracea cultivar Varoflay chromosome 6, BTI_SOV_V1, whole genome shotgun sequence DNA region includes the following protein-coding sequences:
- the LOC110805756 gene encoding tubby-like F-box protein 3, translating into MSFRSILQDMKDVKYSFRSRSHRVVQDNLVVVDALKQSCWANMRPELLREVLIRIETSESTWPPRRNVVACAGVCRSWRDTMKDIVKTPEISGKLTFPISVKQPGSRDTIIQCYIKRHRGNQTYYLFVSSSSASYDDGKFVLAAKKCRRPTCTDYIISLNPEYVSKGSSAYIGKLRSNFLGTKFTIYDAQPSDAGARIVRSRSTRLVESKQVSPRAPAGNYPVAHISYELNVLGHRGPRKMHCIMDNIPVSAIKPGGLAPTQTEFLTSNVDSFPSIPFFRSKSIRVGNCQSEVVPNQQEGRLNLRNKAPRWHEQLQCWCLNFNGRVTVASVKNFQLVASLEDGSEHESVILQFGKVGKDVFTMDYHYPISAFQAFAICLSSFDTKIACE